The window ACGCGATGCCGAGGACCGCGGTGGGGAAGCTGCTGCGGCGCATCCTCCGGCAACAGGAAGTGGAACGGTCCAAGGCCTGACGGGGCCGGGGCCCGGGAGGAATCTCCCGGGCCCCTTCCGCATCGGGGTCAGTTCCCCAGCCACCTCCCGATCCGCCGCGTAGACGGGATGTTCTCGAGGACGCAGCGCAGCACCGTGAGGATCGGGATCCCCAGCAACAGTCCCATTCCCCCCCAGAGGATCCCGAAGACCAGAAGCGCCGCCGTCGAGGCGGTCGCGTTCATCCGCACCCCGGCGCCGACCAGCCGGGGAGTGAGGTAGTTGACCGCGGCCAGGTGGAAGACCGTGACGGCGGCGACGATCGCGAACAGCGGCGCCGCGCTTTCGAAGCTC is drawn from Thermodesulfobacteriota bacterium and contains these coding sequences:
- a CDS encoding AI-2E family transporter, with the protein product IAAILAAATVLVFLATGLPYPVVLGVSSGCLSIVPYLGLPLALLPALIVGMVSFESAAPLFAIVAAVTVFHLAAVNYLTPRLVGAGVRMNATASTAALLVFGILWGGMGLLLGIPILTVLRCVLENIPSTRRIGRWLGN